The Nitrospira tepida genome includes a window with the following:
- a CDS encoding dTMP kinase, which yields MASGQYFGDGLAYVDPSDLKGQLIAIEGTDGVGRSTHIESLQEWLEVQGYGVVTTGWTRSTLMSKTIEMAKQGNILDRWSFSLLYATDFADRLEHQIIPALRSGFIVLADRYIYTAFARDIVRSGDRKWIKDVLGFALVPDLVCYLRIDVDTLALRVIETKGMDFWESGMDLRLGTDLYDSFKKYQSLMIEEFDKMAEEFGFEVVDARKPPEEIQEELRSHIQPLLERTSKKVELLGADMAPPIS from the coding sequence ATGGCAAGCGGACAGTATTTTGGCGACGGTTTAGCGTACGTCGATCCGAGTGATCTCAAAGGGCAACTGATCGCGATCGAGGGGACCGACGGGGTCGGCCGGTCCACGCACATCGAATCGTTGCAGGAGTGGCTGGAGGTTCAGGGATACGGGGTCGTGACGACCGGCTGGACCAGGTCCACCCTGATGTCCAAGACCATCGAAATGGCCAAGCAGGGGAACATCCTCGACCGCTGGTCGTTCAGCCTCCTCTATGCGACGGATTTTGCGGATCGGTTGGAGCACCAGATCATTCCGGCCCTGCGATCCGGCTTCATCGTCCTCGCGGACCGGTATATCTACACCGCGTTTGCCCGGGACATCGTCCGGAGCGGCGACCGCAAATGGATTAAAGACGTGCTGGGCTTCGCGCTGGTGCCCGACCTCGTGTGTTATCTGCGGATCGACGTGGACACCCTCGCGCTCCGGGTCATTGAAACCAAAGGCATGGATTTCTGGGAATCGGGCATGGACCTTCGCCTCGGAACGGACCTCTACGACAGCTTCAAGAAGTATCAATCGCTGATGATCGAGGAGTTCGACAAGATGGCGGAGGAATTCGGGTTCGAAGTCGTGGATGCCCGGAAACCGCCGGAGGAAATCCAGGAGGAGCTGCGTTCGCACATTCAACCGTTGCTGGAACGGACGTCCAAGAAGGTCGAGTTGCTCGGCGCCGACATGGCCCCGCCGATTTCATAA
- a CDS encoding PstS family phosphate ABC transporter substrate-binding protein — protein sequence MMTRFFMGIGFASLLIAAVAPDAPLPAQGKPIIKIDGSSTVYPVTEAVAEEFQKAAKGAVRVTVGISGTGGGFKKFCRGEIDIADASRPILKEEIELCRANGIKYIELPVAYDALTVVVNPHNTWLNSISVADLKKMWEPAAQGTVTRWNQIRPEWPNTSLVLFGAGSDSGTFDYFTEAVVGKAKASRGDYTGSEDDNVLVQGVEANKNALGYIPFAYYAPHAKRLKPLPIDNGHGSVAPSVENVLKGAYAPLSRPLFIYVKDSSAKRGEIKEFVEFYLTQGAKLAEEVRYIPLPEGAYRIALQRFRDGRLGSGFGGTPEVGLPIDDILKRDPKL from the coding sequence ATGATGACTCGTTTCTTCATGGGAATCGGGTTCGCAAGCCTGCTGATTGCTGCGGTCGCTCCGGATGCACCCCTGCCGGCCCAGGGAAAGCCCATCATCAAGATCGACGGGTCCAGCACGGTCTATCCGGTGACCGAGGCCGTGGCGGAGGAATTCCAGAAGGCCGCGAAGGGGGCGGTTCGCGTGACGGTCGGGATTTCAGGAACCGGGGGAGGGTTCAAGAAATTCTGCCGCGGAGAAATCGACATCGCCGACGCTTCCAGGCCCATCCTGAAAGAAGAGATCGAACTGTGTCGCGCGAACGGCATCAAGTATATCGAATTGCCCGTCGCCTATGATGCGTTGACCGTCGTCGTCAACCCGCACAATACCTGGCTCAACTCGATCTCGGTGGCGGATCTCAAGAAGATGTGGGAACCGGCGGCCCAGGGCACGGTCACGCGATGGAATCAGATCAGGCCCGAATGGCCGAACACCTCGCTGGTCCTCTTCGGCGCAGGCTCCGATTCCGGCACGTTCGACTATTTCACGGAAGCCGTGGTCGGGAAGGCCAAGGCCAGCCGTGGGGACTACACCGGAAGCGAAGACGACAACGTCCTGGTGCAAGGCGTGGAAGCGAACAAGAACGCGCTCGGGTATATTCCCTTTGCCTATTACGCGCCCCATGCCAAACGGTTGAAGCCGCTCCCAATCGACAATGGACATGGCTCCGTGGCTCCCAGCGTGGAGAACGTGCTGAAGGGCGCCTATGCGCCGCTCTCGCGCCCGCTGTTCATCTATGTCAAGGACAGCTCGGCGAAGCGAGGGGAGATCAAAGAATTTGTCGAATTCTATCTGACGCAGGGCGCCAAGCTGGCGGAAGAGGTCCGATACATTCCGTTGCCGGAGGGTGCATACAGGATAGCCCTGCAACGGTTCCGGGACGGGCGCCTGGGTTCCGGGTTCGGCGGAACCCCGGAGGTCGGATTGCCCATCGACGACATTCTCAAGCGAGACCCCAAGCTGTGA
- a CDS encoding dTMP kinase has translation MTAQTSTFAQPHPYPGKLIIVEGIDGSGKSTQLSLLQKWLESKEYKVFFTEWNSSELVKDTTKRGKKSKSLTPTTFSLLHATDFASRFYHEILPPLKAGMLVLADRYVYTAFARDAVRGVSPAWVRKVYQFAVRPDMAFYFNVPIDVAMGRLLRGTRAQLKYYEAGMDMNLHPDLTESFRIFQSRILMEYDKIVGEYGLTVMDATKDIEVQQNEMRRLVDQALVNYKPKRGTHGKRTVFWRRFSVRRSE, from the coding sequence ATGACCGCCCAGACAAGCACGTTCGCCCAACCCCATCCCTATCCGGGAAAACTCATCATCGTCGAGGGCATCGACGGGTCCGGAAAGAGCACGCAACTGTCGCTGTTGCAAAAATGGCTGGAGTCGAAGGAATACAAGGTCTTTTTCACGGAATGGAATTCGTCAGAACTCGTCAAGGACACGACCAAACGAGGCAAGAAGAGCAAAAGCCTCACGCCGACCACCTTCAGCCTGCTGCATGCCACCGATTTCGCCTCTCGCTTCTACCACGAGATCCTGCCGCCGTTGAAAGCCGGCATGCTGGTGTTGGCGGACCGCTACGTCTATACCGCGTTCGCGCGCGACGCGGTCCGCGGAGTCTCCCCGGCCTGGGTGCGGAAAGTCTACCAGTTCGCGGTGCGCCCGGACATGGCGTTCTATTTCAATGTCCCCATCGACGTGGCCATGGGACGTCTCTTGCGCGGCACGCGCGCCCAGCTCAAATATTACGAGGCTGGCATGGACATGAATCTCCACCCGGACCTGACCGAAAGCTTCCGGATCTTTCAATCGCGGATTCTCATGGAATACGACAAGATCGTCGGCGAGTACGGCCTGACGGTGATGGACGCGACGAAGGATATCGAGGTCCAGCAGAACGAAATGCGCCGGCTCGTCGATCAGGCGCTGGTCAACTACAAACCCAAACGGGGCACGCATGGCAAGCGGACAGTATTTTGGCGACGGTTTAGCGTACGTCGATCCGAGTGA
- a CDS encoding PstS family phosphate ABC transporter substrate-binding protein, whose translation MMTQTRHVPAYWRLIPGVVASACLATFVSTAAAELAGHNQTGGVTVDSTIEPYVSQNGLSGKLSIAGSDTMRPLLTKLAAQFMVLHPSTQIAVEGVGSGAAVREFQLGISYQRRGDKVRGRGTGGSNTVELLASSRRLTEDEIQGFESNHGHRPLEVPVAMDAVAIYVQKDNPVQQLTMQQVDAIFGKDRKRGHAPVTHWGQIGVPGSLASEPIHLFGRDKRSGTRDFFKHVALKDGELNDTLIEQPGSASEIIAIAQDPQAIGYAGEGFQISAVRTVPIAPDSGQPAVLPSREAVISGAYPLGRELYLYVKKNPTGELDGVLREFLSFVNSRQGQETVARAGYYPLTGTQIARNRQELKLAKTGLAGIPAAGETDLRLAEQGRR comes from the coding sequence ATGATGACACAAACCCGTCATGTTCCCGCCTACTGGAGGCTCATCCCCGGTGTCGTGGCCTCGGCCTGCTTGGCAACGTTCGTGTCCACAGCGGCGGCAGAGCTTGCCGGACATAATCAAACTGGAGGGGTGACCGTTGATTCCACGATTGAGCCCTACGTGAGTCAGAACGGGCTGTCGGGCAAACTCAGCATCGCGGGCTCCGATACGATGCGCCCGCTCCTGACCAAGCTTGCCGCCCAATTTATGGTTTTGCATCCCTCCACCCAGATTGCGGTGGAAGGGGTAGGATCGGGCGCTGCCGTCCGAGAGTTTCAGCTCGGTATTTCTTATCAGCGACGGGGGGACAAGGTACGGGGGCGGGGGACAGGGGGATCGAACACAGTGGAGCTACTGGCTTCATCCCGCCGACTGACCGAGGATGAAATTCAGGGCTTTGAGTCTAACCATGGACACCGTCCGCTCGAAGTCCCTGTTGCAATGGACGCGGTCGCCATCTATGTGCAGAAGGACAACCCCGTTCAGCAACTGACGATGCAGCAAGTGGATGCGATCTTCGGCAAGGATCGCAAACGCGGACACGCACCCGTTACGCACTGGGGTCAGATCGGTGTGCCGGGCTCGTTGGCCAGCGAGCCCATACATCTCTTCGGACGAGATAAGCGCTCTGGTACGCGGGACTTTTTCAAACATGTCGCTCTCAAAGACGGCGAGCTAAATGACACGTTGATTGAGCAGCCGGGCTCGGCCTCGGAGATCATCGCCATCGCCCAAGATCCCCAAGCAATCGGGTATGCGGGTGAGGGGTTCCAGATTTCCGCCGTCCGCACAGTGCCGATTGCGCCGGACAGCGGCCAGCCTGCCGTCCTTCCCTCTCGGGAAGCAGTCATATCGGGCGCCTATCCGTTGGGTCGAGAGCTATATCTGTATGTGAAGAAAAATCCAACTGGTGAATTGGATGGAGTGCTGAGGGAGTTCCTCTCCTTTGTCAATAGCCGCCAAGGACAAGAGACGGTCGCTCGTGCAGGATACTACCCCTTGACTGGAACCCAGATTGCCAGGAACCGTCAAGAACTGAAGCTTGCGAAAACAGGCCTAGCGGGTATACCGGCGGCCGGTGAAACGGACCTTCGGCTTGCCGAACAAGGCAGGCGATAG
- the pstA gene encoding phosphate ABC transporter permease PstA → MPSPLLSGQKRNLARRRLAERLFTVFGLGTLAVAVIALVLLFGQLLLDGLSRIDWRFLTSFPSRRAADAGILSAWVGTALIMLVTIVAGVPIGVAAGLYLEEYSPRNRMTELIEITVTNLAGVPSIIYGLLALGAFVYLFGMGESILTAGLTLALLILPVVIVATREAIRAIPVQIREAAYALGATKWQTVTEHVLPYSLAGIMTGVIMGLSRAIGETAPIITIGALTFIAFLPPAPITAEPPFVSFEWLNSAFTAMPIQMFSWVSRPGDDFLSNAAAAGVILMVMTLMMNGAAIYLRYRMRKRITW, encoded by the coding sequence ATGCCGTCACCGTTGTTGTCCGGCCAAAAAAGAAATTTAGCCCGCCGGCGGTTGGCTGAGCGCCTGTTCACGGTCTTCGGGCTTGGGACTCTGGCTGTTGCAGTCATCGCCCTGGTCCTGCTGTTCGGCCAGCTCTTGTTGGACGGGCTGTCGCGAATCGACTGGCGGTTTCTCACATCCTTTCCCTCCCGCCGAGCAGCGGACGCCGGCATCCTGTCCGCCTGGGTCGGAACCGCTCTGATCATGCTCGTAACCATCGTCGCCGGCGTGCCGATCGGGGTGGCGGCGGGCCTGTACCTCGAAGAATATTCGCCCCGCAATCGAATGACCGAGTTGATCGAAATCACCGTGACGAATCTGGCGGGCGTTCCCTCGATCATCTACGGCCTTCTGGCCCTCGGCGCCTTCGTGTACCTGTTCGGCATGGGGGAGAGCATCCTGACGGCGGGGTTGACCCTGGCGCTGCTCATCCTCCCGGTCGTGATTGTCGCCACCAGGGAGGCCATCCGTGCCATTCCAGTTCAGATTCGAGAGGCTGCCTACGCGCTGGGGGCGACCAAATGGCAGACCGTCACCGAGCATGTCCTGCCCTATTCGCTGGCCGGCATCATGACCGGGGTCATCATGGGGTTGAGTCGGGCCATCGGGGAAACCGCTCCCATCATCACGATCGGGGCCCTTACCTTTATTGCGTTTCTTCCACCGGCGCCGATCACCGCCGAACCGCCGTTTGTCTCGTTCGAATGGCTGAACTCGGCCTTTACGGCCATGCCGATCCAGATGTTTTCCTGGGTTTCCCGTCCAGGGGATGATTTCTTGAGCAATGCCGCTGCGGCCGGTGTGATCTTGATGGTGATGACCCTCATGATGAACGGCGCCGCCATCTATCTCCGGTACCGCATGCGCAAACGGATTACCTGGTAG
- the pstC gene encoding phosphate ABC transporter permease subunit PstC, giving the protein MSRRQLRRLYEGLAEGILFMAACASIAVTFGILAILLYESLAFFQHVSLTDFLTDTLWTPLFADAHFGILPLVAGTVVTSGVGLLVAIPLGTVAAVYLSEFAPAPLREFIKPILELLGAVPTVVYGYFALLVVTPGLQVILPDLPGFNMLGPGLVIGIMIMPFVISLSEDAMRAVPMALRESSYALGATRLQTALKVVGPAATSGIVAAYILAISRAIGETMVVAIAAGQNPILTWNPMEPAATITAYIVQVALGDLPHGSIGYQSIFAAGLVLCLMTLAFNVFGHLLRKRFREVY; this is encoded by the coding sequence TTGTCGCGCCGCCAGCTCCGACGCCTGTATGAAGGGCTGGCTGAAGGCATCTTGTTCATGGCCGCCTGCGCGTCCATCGCCGTGACCTTCGGTATTCTCGCCATCCTGCTCTACGAATCGCTGGCCTTCTTCCAGCATGTGTCGCTCACGGACTTTCTGACGGACACCCTCTGGACGCCTCTGTTTGCCGACGCGCACTTCGGCATCCTGCCGTTGGTCGCCGGCACCGTGGTCACGAGCGGGGTTGGGTTGCTCGTCGCCATCCCCTTGGGCACGGTGGCCGCCGTCTATCTATCTGAATTTGCCCCGGCGCCGCTGCGCGAATTCATCAAGCCGATTCTGGAGCTGCTGGGGGCGGTCCCCACCGTGGTCTACGGCTACTTTGCCCTGTTGGTCGTCACGCCGGGGCTTCAGGTGATTCTGCCGGATCTGCCGGGATTCAACATGCTCGGGCCAGGCCTCGTCATCGGCATCATGATCATGCCGTTCGTGATCTCGCTGAGCGAAGACGCCATGCGGGCCGTTCCCATGGCGCTACGGGAATCCTCCTATGCGCTGGGGGCAACTCGATTGCAAACGGCGCTGAAAGTCGTCGGCCCCGCCGCCACCTCCGGCATCGTCGCCGCCTATATCCTGGCCATCTCGCGCGCGATCGGCGAAACCATGGTCGTAGCCATCGCCGCGGGGCAAAATCCCATCCTGACCTGGAACCCCATGGAACCGGCCGCCACGATCACCGCCTATATCGTCCAGGTCGCCTTGGGCGATCTGCCACACGGGAGCATCGGCTATCAGAGCATCTTTGCGGCAGGATTGGTCCTCTGCCTCATGACCTTGGCCTTCAATGTATTCGGTCATCTCCTGCGCAAACGCTTCCGGGAGGTGTACTGA
- a CDS encoding phosphate-starvation-inducible PsiE family protein, with protein MKSWVHDHIAIVPVGETEREGVVRQALVRMLAFDPSQLWNRLTRLSLSLLIVTIQIAFICGVGRTLLDIPLMFQSALEVGLRQVIVDALILLAVVEVLKTTLTYFSAGRVKVTFIVDTILVVMLTEVISEWFQGADPFRFAMLGGILLVLAVTRVVAVRFSPAGSVEREQQEEAISPSDRAEAC; from the coding sequence ATGAAGAGTTGGGTCCATGATCATATCGCCATCGTGCCGGTGGGCGAGACGGAACGAGAGGGAGTCGTCAGGCAAGCGCTGGTCCGCATGCTGGCGTTCGACCCCTCCCAGTTGTGGAACCGGCTGACGAGGCTTTCGCTCAGCCTCTTGATCGTGACGATCCAGATCGCCTTCATCTGTGGGGTGGGACGGACGCTGCTCGATATTCCGCTGATGTTCCAATCGGCTCTCGAGGTGGGCCTGCGGCAGGTCATCGTCGATGCTCTGATACTCCTGGCCGTGGTCGAGGTGCTAAAGACCACGCTCACCTACTTTTCGGCCGGGCGCGTCAAGGTAACGTTCATCGTGGACACGATCCTCGTCGTCATGTTGACGGAGGTCATCTCCGAGTGGTTCCAAGGCGCCGATCCCTTCCGGTTCGCCATGCTCGGCGGGATCCTGCTGGTGTTGGCCGTGACCCGCGTGGTGGCGGTCCGGTTCTCCCCCGCCGGCTCTGTCGAACGGGAGCAGCAGGAGGAGGCGATATCACCGAGCGACCGCGCCGAAGCTTGCTGA
- a CDS encoding Ppx/GppA phosphatase family protein, with protein sequence MAKLGILDIGTNSIHLVLAEVEPDFSYKIVDRLKDITRLGDGAFVARRLSDSAVARGLEVIRNLVRLARNRGFERIEAVATSAVREARNGGQFLEQIARETGLTVRVITGSEEARLIFLGVQHSMTLTERPILVVDVGGGSVELMAGNREGLLRGCSLKLGAIRLKDLYLHRNPNSKSMQKQMRALIRTQLEEAFKDFRRTRFERIVATSGMAGNLAEVIHLERTGRPLPQLNLATVARKDLEAIEARLGRSGPKERLAIPGIDPKRADTLFPAATVLRMVLELCEAEELIISDKAIREGVIYDFIQRHREKIKAEQEIPDVRRRNVIGLARRCQVPLDHGDHVAKLALQLFDQTRAVHGYGRKEREWLEYAALLHDVGYMINPRQHHKHTYYLIKHSDLSGFQSEEIEVIANVARYHRRSHPQKKHGSFGALSGTIRRVIEILSAMLRVADGLDRSHFAVVRSLQVRLGATITISLQTAGDVELELWAAKGRADLLEKVLGRKVQFVKIRAKGAAA encoded by the coding sequence ATGGCCAAACTCGGCATTCTCGATATCGGCACCAATTCCATCCATCTCGTCCTGGCCGAGGTCGAACCCGACTTCTCCTATAAGATCGTCGATCGTCTCAAAGACATCACGAGATTGGGCGACGGGGCGTTTGTCGCCAGACGTTTGTCGGACTCGGCGGTGGCGCGCGGGTTGGAGGTGATCCGCAATCTCGTGCGGCTCGCCAGGAACCGGGGCTTCGAGCGCATCGAAGCGGTGGCCACCAGCGCCGTGCGGGAGGCCAGAAACGGCGGCCAATTTCTGGAACAGATCGCCCGCGAGACTGGTTTGACCGTCCGCGTGATCACGGGGAGCGAGGAAGCCCGGCTCATTTTTTTGGGCGTCCAGCACAGCATGACGCTCACCGAACGCCCGATTTTGGTCGTGGACGTCGGTGGCGGATCGGTCGAACTGATGGCAGGCAACCGGGAGGGCCTGCTGCGGGGATGCAGCCTGAAGTTGGGCGCCATTCGCCTCAAGGATCTGTACCTTCACCGCAATCCCAACTCCAAGTCGATGCAAAAGCAGATGCGGGCCTTGATCCGGACGCAACTGGAAGAGGCGTTCAAGGACTTTCGCCGCACGCGCTTTGAGCGTATTGTCGCGACCTCCGGCATGGCCGGCAATCTGGCGGAAGTGATTCACCTGGAACGGACGGGACGCCCCCTGCCCCAGCTCAACCTGGCCACGGTGGCGCGCAAGGATCTTGAAGCGATTGAAGCGCGTCTGGGCCGATCCGGTCCCAAAGAACGCCTGGCGATTCCGGGCATCGATCCCAAGCGGGCCGACACGCTGTTCCCGGCCGCCACGGTGCTGCGCATGGTGCTCGAGCTCTGCGAAGCGGAGGAGCTGATCATCAGCGACAAGGCCATCAGGGAGGGCGTGATCTATGATTTCATTCAGCGCCATCGCGAGAAGATCAAGGCCGAACAGGAGATCCCGGATGTCCGGCGGAGAAACGTGATCGGTCTGGCGCGGCGGTGCCAGGTCCCGCTGGACCACGGCGACCATGTGGCCAAATTGGCGCTTCAGCTCTTCGACCAGACCAGGGCCGTTCACGGCTATGGGCGGAAGGAGCGGGAATGGCTGGAATATGCGGCGCTGCTGCACGACGTCGGCTACATGATCAATCCCCGGCAGCACCACAAGCACACGTACTATTTGATCAAGCACAGCGACCTGTCGGGATTTCAGTCGGAGGAGATCGAGGTCATCGCGAACGTTGCACGCTACCATCGGCGCTCGCATCCGCAGAAGAAACACGGCTCCTTTGGGGCTTTGTCCGGCACGATCCGCCGGGTCATCGAGATACTCAGCGCGATGCTCCGCGTGGCCGACGGCCTCGACCGCTCCCATTTCGCCGTGGTCCGCAGCCTTCAGGTGCGCCTCGGCGCCACCATTACGATCTCGCTGCAGACCGCCGGCGATGTCGAGCTCGAACTGTGGGCCGCCAAAGGCCGCGCCGATCTGCTGGAGAAGGTCCTGGGCCGGAAGGTTCAGTTCGTGAAGATTCGCGCGAAGGGAGCCGCGGCATGA
- the sixA gene encoding phosphohistidine phosphatase SixA: protein MQCVLFRHGIAVAREDWQGEDAQRPLTKKGENRVRQAAEGLANLDIRPTHILTSPFLRAHETAQILYHMLKIKASPRICDELIPDSPPDKLFPLLATLPNDATVICVGHEPHLSEAASLMLFGKPAAALSMKKAGACLITFGEHPKPGRGLLEWWMPPSALRAL, encoded by the coding sequence ATGCAGTGTGTCCTATTCAGACACGGCATCGCCGTCGCACGGGAAGACTGGCAGGGAGAAGATGCGCAGCGGCCGCTGACCAAGAAGGGCGAGAACCGCGTGCGGCAAGCAGCCGAGGGACTCGCCAACCTTGATATCCGTCCCACCCATATCCTGACCAGCCCGTTTCTTCGCGCGCATGAGACCGCTCAGATTCTGTATCACATGCTGAAAATCAAGGCCTCGCCCCGCATCTGCGACGAACTGATTCCCGACAGTCCGCCCGACAAGCTGTTTCCCCTGTTGGCCACCCTCCCCAATGACGCCACGGTCATTTGCGTGGGGCACGAACCGCACCTCAGCGAGGCCGCGAGCCTCATGTTGTTCGGCAAGCCCGCCGCGGCCCTCTCGATGAAAAAGGCCGGCGCCTGCCTGATCACGTTTGGGGAACATCCCAAGCCGGGACGGGGCCTGCTCGAATGGTGGATGCCGCCCTCCGCGCTCCGAGCCTTGTAA
- the pstB gene encoding phosphate ABC transporter ATP-binding protein PstB — MNEPSLLGGPATLKAEAKNLSFSYGATRALRNITLPVGQNQITALIGPSGCGKSTFLRCFNRMHDLYVGNGYQGEIMLYPDQCNILSPRMDPIDVRMRIGMVFQKPNPFPKSIYENVAYGLRVRGITSRALLDEAVERALRGAALWEEVKDRLDQSGASLSGGQQQRLCIARALATNPEMLLLDEPTSALDPIATASVEELLLTLKQTVTILIVTHNMQQAARVSDWTAFMYLGELIEFSQTKTIFTTPSNKQTEDYITGRFG, encoded by the coding sequence ATGAATGAGCCATCTCTCTTGGGCGGGCCGGCCACACTCAAGGCGGAAGCCAAAAACCTCTCGTTCTCGTACGGGGCCACCAGGGCGCTGCGGAACATCACGTTGCCGGTGGGGCAGAATCAAATTACCGCATTGATCGGTCCGTCCGGTTGCGGCAAGTCGACGTTTCTCCGCTGCTTCAACCGCATGCACGACCTCTATGTCGGCAACGGGTACCAGGGCGAGATCATGCTGTATCCGGACCAGTGCAATATCCTGTCCCCTCGGATGGATCCGATCGACGTGCGCATGAGGATCGGGATGGTCTTCCAGAAGCCCAATCCCTTTCCGAAGTCCATCTACGAAAACGTCGCCTACGGCTTGCGGGTGCGCGGGATCACCAGCCGGGCGCTCCTGGACGAGGCCGTGGAGCGGGCCTTACGAGGCGCAGCCCTCTGGGAAGAGGTGAAGGACCGCCTGGACCAGTCCGGTGCGTCGCTTTCGGGAGGGCAGCAACAGCGCCTCTGCATCGCCCGTGCCCTCGCCACCAACCCGGAAATGCTGCTGCTGGATGAGCCGACCTCCGCGCTCGATCCGATCGCGACGGCCAGCGTAGAGGAGCTGCTCCTTACACTGAAGCAAACGGTCACGATTCTCATCGTGACGCATAACATGCAGCAGGCGGCGCGCGTGTCCGACTGGACCGCCTTCATGTACCTGGGCGAGTTGATCGAATTCAGCCAGACGAAGACGATCTTCACGACCCCTTCGAACAAGCAAACCGAAGACTATATCACCGGTCGATTCGGGTAG
- the phoU gene encoding phosphate signaling complex protein PhoU, producing MQRHFDDELQQLKAKLLRMGGLAEGQIQNALRALTARDSALAVRVIDGDHRVNALDVEIDEDCIGLLALHQPAARDLRLITTAMKIASELERISDLAESISERAIELNREPQLKPYIDIPRMGQWAVTMVKESLDSFVGGDVALAQKVMKDDDFVDDLMGQLFRELLSYMLEDPRTISRAIRLTFVAKSIERVADHATNIAELVVYMVEGKIIRHMAPQTST from the coding sequence ATGCAGCGGCATTTTGACGACGAGCTTCAGCAACTCAAGGCCAAGTTGCTCAGAATGGGCGGGTTGGCCGAGGGGCAGATCCAGAACGCCTTGCGGGCCTTGACCGCCAGGGATTCCGCTCTCGCGGTCCGGGTGATCGATGGGGATCATCGCGTCAATGCGCTGGATGTGGAAATCGACGAGGACTGTATCGGGTTGTTGGCGCTCCACCAGCCGGCCGCCCGCGATCTCCGCCTGATCACGACCGCCATGAAGATCGCGAGCGAACTCGAGCGGATCAGCGATCTGGCCGAAAGCATCAGCGAACGGGCCATCGAGTTGAATCGAGAGCCGCAACTGAAACCCTACATCGACATTCCGCGCATGGGACAGTGGGCGGTCACCATGGTCAAAGAGAGCCTCGACAGTTTTGTCGGAGGCGACGTCGCTCTCGCGCAGAAAGTGATGAAAGACGACGACTTCGTCGATGACCTCATGGGGCAGTTGTTCAGGGAATTGCTCTCCTACATGCTGGAAGATCCTCGGACCATTTCGCGCGCCATCCGCCTGACGTTCGTCGCGAAGTCCATCGAGCGGGTGGCGGATCATGCCACCAATATCGCCGAACTGGTGGTCTACATGGTCGAAGGCAAGATCATCCGGCATATGGCCCCGCAGACCTCAACCTGA